The following proteins come from a genomic window of Candidatus Obscuribacterales bacterium:
- a CDS encoding portal protein, translated as DPLGQTKAVYQKEVKDVIDEMEDAGFVKIGEKMKERWVVTKYIVSGEKILKQQRIPGEHIPIIPIYGDWSRVEGREIWRGIYHDSQDPQRLHNFMMSYLADIVAKGPRQKPIFYPGQIQGYEYMYSLAGADNNYPYLLQNEVSSETGQPYPIGAAGYLEPPQLPQAGAALLDLTRRSVDDVTGGALNQEQMMSGAVTEGQINATQNAQNMETFLFQNSFQLAMKQAGRVYASMAAELYDVPRTAVVTQPDGTESEVQIMEAVFDEETGEEVVLIDITQGAFEVYADVGPSFKTQRDEARQEMRDLYQALQGTPEGQIALLTYFTLQVGPETKHLREYGRKQLILQGIIEPETEEEEQMLEAASQQQQQPDADMVYAMAEQQKAQNEAQKNQMEAMIKQAQLQIDAYEAETGRTEAMAKIRETLAKAGKV; from the coding sequence AGACCCGCTTGGCCAGACCAAGGCCGTCTATCAGAAAGAAGTCAAGGACGTTATTGACGAGATGGAGGATGCCGGTTTCGTCAAGATTGGCGAGAAGATGAAAGAGCGGTGGGTTGTCACCAAGTACATCGTATCCGGTGAGAAGATCCTAAAGCAGCAGCGCATTCCTGGCGAGCATATCCCGATCATCCCCATTTATGGTGACTGGTCAAGGGTTGAGGGCCGTGAGATCTGGCGTGGTATCTATCACGACTCACAAGACCCCCAGCGACTTCATAACTTCATGATGTCCTACCTTGCGGACATTGTAGCCAAGGGGCCACGGCAGAAGCCTATCTTCTACCCCGGTCAGATTCAGGGCTATGAGTATATGTATTCGTTGGCGGGTGCGGATAACAACTATCCATACTTGCTACAGAATGAAGTATCGAGCGAGACAGGCCAGCCCTATCCGATTGGTGCAGCGGGTTATCTTGAGCCTCCACAGCTCCCGCAGGCCGGTGCAGCCCTCTTAGACCTCACACGCCGAAGTGTTGACGATGTAACGGGCGGTGCACTGAACCAAGAGCAGATGATGTCAGGGGCGGTCACAGAGGGGCAGATCAACGCCACCCAGAACGCTCAGAACATGGAGACGTTCTTATTCCAGAACTCCTTCCAGCTTGCCATGAAGCAGGCCGGTCGAGTCTATGCCTCTATGGCGGCTGAGTTGTATGACGTACCACGTACAGCGGTGGTCACACAGCCTGACGGCACAGAGTCTGAAGTACAGATCATGGAGGCGGTGTTCGATGAGGAAACTGGTGAAGAGGTTGTACTCATCGACATCACACAAGGCGCGTTCGAAGTCTATGCCGATGTCGGGCCATCCTTCAAAACCCAACGTGACGAAGCCCGCCAGGAAATGCGGGACTTGTATCAGGCGCTACAGGGTACACCAGAGGGCCAGATTGCACTGCTAACGTACTTCACCCTTCAGGTAGGGCCGGAGACCAAACACCTCAGGGAATACGGCAGGAAGCAGCTTATCCTTCAGGGCATTATCGAGCCTGAGACTGAGGAAGAAGAGCAGATGCTTGAGGCCGCAAGCCAGCAACAGCAGCAACCTGACGCTGATATGGTCTATGCGATGGCTGAACAGCAGAAGGCACAGAACGAAGCCCAGAAGAACCAAATGGAAGCCATGATCAAACAGGCTCAGTTGCAGATTGATGCGTATGAAGCGGAGACTGGCAGGACTGAGGCAATGGCCAAGATCAGGGAAACTCTTGCCAAAGCTGGAAAGGT